From Hymenobacter sediminicola:
GCTTCTGCAAGAGCAGGAACTGCCGCTGCCAATGGAGCTGCTTTGGATGTAGCCGCCGCCCGCCGCGGTTTGTTTGCTGGCTTCGCTGGCGTTACAGCCACTGGTTCCGATGCTGCTTCAACGGAAACTACGTCCGTTGTAGCTGCAGGTGTAGCAGGCTTGGTCTGCGAGCGGGCAGGCCGGTCAGCACGAGTTGCTTTGCCAGTAGCGCTCAACTGCCCGGATGCTCCTGTGCCTTTCGTGTCTGGTATGGATGAAGTGCCTGAAGCCGCAGAAGCTGCTGACGATACTGCGGGTGCTACTGCTTCCGCTACGGGTGGAGTAGGTAAAGCCGACGTATCAGCCTGCTCAGGAGTGGACGCGTCGCTATTGTATAAAGGTTTTGTGCGCGAAGAAGCACGGTGCGGCTTGCGTAAAGCAGCAGCACGTTTCTCGCTAGCAGAGCGGCCTGTGCGCTCCGGCCGTCGGTTGTGGCCGGCTTCGGGGCTGAGACTGTCATCAGTCATTCCACCTGCCGAAGGCACTGCTGGATAAGAATCAGCAGATGCCGGCTGTGGTTCCGAAGGTGTGGCTTGCTGAAAATCAGTTGCCTCTGGCTCCGGATGTGTCGATTCCGGTTCGGCCAGAACGTTCTGTTCTCCCGATGGTATGTCGGCTGAACGCCGGCCCCGGCCACCTCGACGGGAATTGCGCTTGCGCCGTTCCATAGCCGTTTGCAGCGGCAGATCTGAGTTGGCTGAAATAACAACGGCTGGCGCTTCCGGTAGCACCACAGGAGTTTCTGGTCCAATTGTGTCAGTTGCAGGCACTGATAAGGAAACTGCGTCCTCAGCCTCTAATGCAGCAGTTTCGGCGGCTAGGCGGGCAGCGTGCTTCTTCTTGTTACGCTTGGCGCCTCCGCGGCTACGACGCTTTTTCTTCGCTGGTGCAACCTCATCAAGGAGCTCTGCGGTTTCAGCCTCAGCAGACGCGTACACATCCTCAGATTCAGCTTCTGCTGGTTCAGAAATCGACTCAAACTCTTCGTATTCCTCGATTTCCTCAGCTACTTCTTCTGGTTTCTGCACTACTGTAGCGCGGCGAGGAGCAGGCATATAGACTTCAGCGTCTTCACCTATATCTATCCGTTCCTCATTGTCCTCCACTTCAGGTTCTGCCTGCTTGGGTTCCGGCAAGCTCTCAATCTGGCGGCGTACGTCCAGAATCTCCATACGCACATCGGCTTGAGCCGAAAGGCGCTCCAGTTTTTCCAGTGTATTCTCCAGAAACTGCCGATGCTCCGGAGATGCTAAGTGTAGGGGCCGGTGTTGTAAGGCCAAACGTATAGTCTCCCACTCTTTGCGGAAGCGGCCAAAACCTGCATCGAAGTAGGTGCGCGCAAACCGTTCCCAGATGTAGTCTTCCGCTACTTTCGAAGGATGCAGCATGTCCTCGGCGTAGAAGCGGTAATCCCGCAAATCGTCAAGTAGCAGTTCATAGGCCGGAAAATATGACACATCTGGCAGCAGCTCGCTGAGGTAGTGGCAGGCCACACGCAGCACCGATTTGCTTACGGCATTCAGTGGCAGCGTATCCTTTACGTGCCGCACCGGACTAACAGTAAGCACAAAGCGCAGCTTAGGATTGCGCAACCGCAGGTAGGCATGGGTTTCTGCTACCGCATTGATAATCTCATCCGGAGTGAGCAGTTCTTTGTCGAACTTCTCAGCCGGTACTTTGTGGCAATTGCTGACCAACTCCCCGGTTTCTTTGAGACGGTGCACCCAAGCGGTGCCCAGCGTGAGTACCACTACATCAGCAGTGGCCAGAAAAACGCCTGTGTCACGAATAAGCTGCTGTACCTGCTGTAGCAGGTCTACCGGCGAGTCAGCACCTACAGTAGCGTGCAAATCATAGCTCTGCCAGCGGCCCCGGGCCTCCACTAGGTGCTGTTGCCAATCCATGTCTTCGCCGGCCGCGGCCCGCAACAAGCGGCAAGCCAGCACCGGGTTGAAGACCGTACCAAAAGGATTAACCAGTGTATGAACCTTATCAGAAGCTAAGCGGCTACCAATACTGTCCGAAAAGCAAGAGCCTATCGTCAGTACTCGCGCCGAAAGCGGTAACTGTTGCGGATGCGGGACAAGCGGTAATTCAGTACGAAA
This genomic window contains:
- a CDS encoding GSCFA domain-containing protein; translated protein: MFRTELPLVPHPQQLPLSARVLTIGSCFSDSIGSRLASDKVHTLVNPFGTVFNPVLACRLLRAAAGEDMDWQQHLVEARGRWQSYDLHATVGADSPVDLLQQVQQLIRDTGVFLATADVVVLTLGTAWVHRLKETGELVSNCHKVPAEKFDKELLTPDEIINAVAETHAYLRLRNPKLRFVLTVSPVRHVKDTLPLNAVSKSVLRVACHYLSELLPDVSYFPAYELLLDDLRDYRFYAEDMLHPSKVAEDYIWERFARTYFDAGFGRFRKEWETIRLALQHRPLHLASPEHRQFLENTLEKLERLSAQADVRMEILDVRRQIESLPEPKQAEPEVEDNEERIDIGEDAEVYMPAPRRATVVQKPEEVAEEIEEYEEFESISEPAEAESEDVYASAEAETAELLDEVAPAKKKRRSRGGAKRNKKKHAARLAAETAALEAEDAVSLSVPATDTIGPETPVVLPEAPAVVISANSDLPLQTAMERRKRNSRRGGRGRRSADIPSGEQNVLAEPESTHPEPEATDFQQATPSEPQPASADSYPAVPSAGGMTDDSLSPEAGHNRRPERTGRSASEKRAAALRKPHRASSRTKPLYNSDASTPEQADTSALPTPPVAEAVAPAVSSAASAASGTSSIPDTKGTGASGQLSATGKATRADRPARSQTKPATPAATTDVVSVEAASEPVAVTPAKPANKPRRAAATSKAAPLAAAVPALAEATPPLAAPIPPARKSRAKPKADVPGAQTPVVAAAPAKKPRKSAATTSTTAEPAVEKPVAPKRQRPPRRKSAASDPPAENA